The Pleuronectes platessa chromosome 13, fPlePla1.1, whole genome shotgun sequence genome includes a window with the following:
- the LOC128454651 gene encoding uncharacterized protein LOC128454651 isoform X2 has product MFCLECSTYSTIIFHMCVCEHRCNPTGTKRTWQQLKMKYKNVVQTANRKKAEARKTGGGPPPPPLTEAEKMALSQNSGRPIAEGISGGSSSDPPTPQVTGAYIRVTDGVICLVEPSAITDLHAVEDDEETLSAATEREDAERPAESHAGNYNGEEGPSTSTAQLTSLPVKQLYKVYLESQINKSHLEMEHIRLQITKTEKEIQLLDHQLKEIKKTS; this is encoded by the exons atgttttgtcttgaatgttccacttattcaacaattatattccatatgtgtgtctgtgagcacagGTGCAACCCAACAGGCACCAAACGGACTTGGCAGCAGctaaagatgaaatataaaaatgtagttCAAACAG CCAACAGAAAAAAGGCTGAGGCCCGCAAAACAGGTGgcggtccaccaccaccacctctcacagaggctgaaaagatggCCCTCAGTCAGAACAGTGGACGACCCATTGCTGAGGGCATCTCTGGGGGGAGTTCATCGGACCCACCCACGCCCCAGGTCACAGGGGCCTACATAAGAG TTACTGATGGTGTAATCTGTCTCGTTGAGCCTTCTGCCATAACAGACCTCCATGCTGTT gaggatgatgaagaaaccttatcagctgccacagagagggaagatgcagagaggcctgctgaa aGCCATGCTGGAAATTACAATGGGGAAGAAGGTCCATCAACctccacagcacagcttaccTCA CTCcctgtgaaacaactttacaaggtatatttagaatctcaaataaacaaatcacaccTAGAAATGGAGCACATAAGGCTGCAGATcaccaa